A window from Cryptomeria japonica chromosome 1, Sugi_1.0, whole genome shotgun sequence encodes these proteins:
- the LOC131035337 gene encoding exportin-2-like: MRDSIMSFLVRPEGERVLEEVEILDLEETVGYTPTFAQLYNAGKKEEDLVTDVKDPKGFRVSSLARISAHAPGKYLGIIQHSLEPANQIALAEFCSTYGFAIVYDGSRSRRMMRVHIQGKKSLIHPVRKSHRLKNGDTTWWHITRDIS; this comes from the coding sequence ATGCGTGATAGCATTATGAGTTTTCTTGTTAGACCAGAGGGAGAGAGGGTGTTGGAGGAGGTGGAAATTCTAGACCTAGAAGAAACTGTAGGATACACTCCAACATTTGCTCAACTTTACAATGCCGGAAAGAAAGAGGAGGATCTAGTTACggatgttaaagatcccaaaggaTTTCGTGTATCCTCATTGGCGAGAATTTCTGCACATGCTCCTGGAAAGTATCTTGGCATCATTCAACATTCATTGGAACCAGCCAATCAAATTGCACTTGCTGAGTTCTGTAGTACTTATGGGTTTGCTATTGTCTACGACGGATCAAGGAGCAGAAGGATGATGAGAGTTCACATTCAAGGAAAGAAGAGCTTGATACATCCTGTGAGGAAGTCACACAGGCTGAAGAATGGAGACACAACTTGGTGGCACATAACTAGAGACATCTCTTGA